Proteins encoded together in one Macadamia integrifolia cultivar HAES 741 chromosome 8, SCU_Mint_v3, whole genome shotgun sequence window:
- the LOC122087374 gene encoding uncharacterized protein LOC122087374 isoform X5, translating into MAIKLPQQSFIYSSSPCFTQKPIRIHFFYKGSSEVSSLPCDVCNPRKRRRMRHVLSKYDKHSNSWRWVSFRERNSFSYEASRIGHHVLFASTDDGVTVNGTPQTGSSSDVEEMRVKLRQSLEGEDYNDGLIQSLHDASRVFELAIREQSSLSKIFWFSTNWLGVDRNAWMKALSYQAAVFSLLQAVTEISSRGEVRDRDINIFVQRSLLRLSASLESLIKDELSAKQPEAYDWFWSDQLPIVVTTFVNHFERDPRFTAAITVCRKGLSEGSGNASDISLLMLVLTCIAAITKLGPAKVSCSQFISTIPDITGRLMDMLVDFIPIHQTYHSIKDIGLRREFLVHFGPRAATCIVKHERGTEEMSFWVDLIQKQLQRAIDRERIWSRLTTCETIEVLEKDLAIFGFFIALGRSSRSFLLANGFDVLDDPVESLLRYLIGGSVLYYPQLSSISSYQLYVEVVCEELEWLPFFPSNVDLKQSRDHKSKREGPPNEEAIPQVLQVCSYWMQGFIKYSNWLENPSNIKAARFLSRGHNKLKECMEELGVLKNEMKESNIRYSGGWTGSGTYSPTEKELDSFDKALESVEEALKRLEELLQELHLSSSDSGKEHLQAACSDLERIRKLKKEAEFLEASFRAKAASLQQVQVYSHRH; encoded by the exons ATGGCGATTAAACTCCCGCAGCAGAGCTTCATATATTCAAG CTCTCCATGCTTTACACAAAAACCAATTAGAATTCATTTTTTCTACAAAGGATCATCTGAAGTAAGCAGTCTACCATGTGATGTTTGCAATCCAAGGAAGAGACGTCGAATGAGACATGTCCTATCCAAGTATGATAAACATAGTAATAGTTGGAGATGGGTGAGCTTTAGAGAACGCAATTCATTCTCTTATGAAGCAAGTAGGATTGGGCACCATGTGTTGTTTGCATCTACTGATGATGGTGTAACAGTCAATGGAACACCCCAAACAGGTTCCAGCAGTGATGTGGAGGAAATGAGGGTCAAACTCCGTCAGTCTTTGGAAGGTGAAGATTACAACGATGGACTGATTCAATCATTACATGATGCATCCAGGGTGTTTGAGTTGGCTATCAGAGAACAGAGCTCATTATCAAAGATCTTTTGGTTTTCTACTAATTGGCTTGGTGTAGATAGAAATGCATGGATGAAGGCACTATCTTATCAG GCTGCTGTATTTTCCTTATTGCAAGCAGTGACTGAGATATCATCCAGAGGAGAAGTAAGAGACAGGGATATTAACATTTTTGTTCAACGGAG TTTATTGCGGTTGTCTGCTTCTTTGGAGAGCCTAATTAAGGATGAATTGTCAGCCAAGCAACCTGAAGCATatgattggttttggtctgatCAACTTCCTATAGTTGTGACAACTTTTGTGAACCATTTTGAAAGAGACCCTCGTTTTACTGCAGCTATTACGGT ATGCAGGAAAGGATTATCAGAGGGTTCAGGAAATGCCAGTGATATCTCACTCCTCATGCTCGTGTTGACCTGCATTGCTGCAATCACAAAACTTGGACCAGCAAAAGTTTCTTGCTCTCAATTTATCTCCACAATCCCAGATATAACTGGTAGATTGATGGACATGCTTGTTGATTTCATTCCTATACACCAGACTTACCATTCAATTAAGGATATTGGTCTACGCAGAGAATTTCTTGTCCATTTTGGCCCTAGGGCTGCAACTTGTATAGTTAAACATGAAAGGGGAACAGAAGAAATGTCTTTTTGGGTGGATCTTATACAGAAACAGCTGCAACGAGCAATTGACAGGGAGAGGATATGGTCAAGGTTGACAACTTGTGAAACTATAGAG GTTTTGGAAAAGGATTTGGCAATATTTGGGTTTTTCATTGCTTTGGGGAGAAGCTCACGGTCTTTTTTATTGGCAAATGGCTTTGATGTTTTAGATGATCCTGTTGAAAGTCTCTTAAG gtatCTCATAGGGGGTAGTGTGTTATATTATCCTCAGCTCTCATCAATAAGTTCCTATCAACTGTACGTGGAG GTAGTCTGTGAAGAGCTGGAATGGCTACCTTTCTTTCCAAGCAATGTAGATCTGAAGCAATCACGTGACCATAAAAGTAAAAGAGAAGGACCTCCCAATGAGGAAGCCATTCCCCAAGTATTGCAAGTGTGCTCTTATTGGATGCAGGGCTTTATTAAGTATAGTAACTGGCTCGAGAACCCTTCTAACATTAAGGCAGCAAGATTCCTTTCCAGAGG GCACAACAAGTTAAAGGAATGCATGGAAGAGTTGGGGGTACTAAA GAATGAAATGAAGGAGAGTAATATACGATATTCTGGTGGTTGGACTGGATCTGGAACTTATTCACCAACCGAGAAGGAACTAGATTCTTTTGACAAG GCATTGGAGAGTGTTGAAGAAGCTTTAAAAAGATTAGAAGAATTGCTTCAGGAGTTACATTTATCGAGCTCTGATTCTGGAAAGGAGCATCTACAAGCTGCTTGTTCTGACCTTGAGAGGATAAGGAAACTTAAGAAAGAGGCTGAATTTCTTGAGGCATCTTTCAGAGCAAAGGCTGCATCCCTTCAACAG GTGCAGGTGTACAGTCACCGACATTGA
- the LOC122087374 gene encoding uncharacterized protein LOC122087374 isoform X6, with protein sequence MAIKLPQQSFIYSSSPCFTQKPIRIHFFYKGSSEVSSLPCDVCNPRKRRRMRHVLSKYDKHSNSWRWVSFRERNSFSYEASRIGHHVLFASTDDGVTVNGTPQTGSSSDVEEMRVKLRQSLEGEDYNDGLIQSLHDASRVFELAIREQSSLSKIFWFSTNWLGVDRNAWMKALSYQAAVFSLLQAVTEISSRGEVRDRDINIFVQRSLLRLSASLESLIKDELSAKQPEAYDWFWSDQLPIVVTTFVNHFERDPRFTAAITVCRKGLSEGSGNASDISLLMLVLTCIAAITKLGPAKVSCSQFISTIPDITGRLMDMLVDFIPIHQTYHSIKDIGLRREFLVHFGPRAATCIVKHERGTEEMSFWVDLIQKQLQRAIDRERIWSRLTTCETIEVLEKDLAIFGFFIALGRSSRSFLLANGFDVLDDPVESLLRYLIGGSVLYYPQLSSISSYQLYVEVVCEELEWLPFFPSNVDLKQSRDHKSKREGPPNEEAIPQVLQVCSYWMQGFIKYSNWLENPSNIKAARFLSRGHNKLKECMEELGVLKNEMKESNIRYSGGWTGSGTYSPTEKELDSFDKALESVEEALKRLEELLQELHLSSSDSGKEHLQAACSDLERIRKLKKEAEFLEASFRAKAASLQQVYSHRH encoded by the exons ATGGCGATTAAACTCCCGCAGCAGAGCTTCATATATTCAAG CTCTCCATGCTTTACACAAAAACCAATTAGAATTCATTTTTTCTACAAAGGATCATCTGAAGTAAGCAGTCTACCATGTGATGTTTGCAATCCAAGGAAGAGACGTCGAATGAGACATGTCCTATCCAAGTATGATAAACATAGTAATAGTTGGAGATGGGTGAGCTTTAGAGAACGCAATTCATTCTCTTATGAAGCAAGTAGGATTGGGCACCATGTGTTGTTTGCATCTACTGATGATGGTGTAACAGTCAATGGAACACCCCAAACAGGTTCCAGCAGTGATGTGGAGGAAATGAGGGTCAAACTCCGTCAGTCTTTGGAAGGTGAAGATTACAACGATGGACTGATTCAATCATTACATGATGCATCCAGGGTGTTTGAGTTGGCTATCAGAGAACAGAGCTCATTATCAAAGATCTTTTGGTTTTCTACTAATTGGCTTGGTGTAGATAGAAATGCATGGATGAAGGCACTATCTTATCAG GCTGCTGTATTTTCCTTATTGCAAGCAGTGACTGAGATATCATCCAGAGGAGAAGTAAGAGACAGGGATATTAACATTTTTGTTCAACGGAG TTTATTGCGGTTGTCTGCTTCTTTGGAGAGCCTAATTAAGGATGAATTGTCAGCCAAGCAACCTGAAGCATatgattggttttggtctgatCAACTTCCTATAGTTGTGACAACTTTTGTGAACCATTTTGAAAGAGACCCTCGTTTTACTGCAGCTATTACGGT ATGCAGGAAAGGATTATCAGAGGGTTCAGGAAATGCCAGTGATATCTCACTCCTCATGCTCGTGTTGACCTGCATTGCTGCAATCACAAAACTTGGACCAGCAAAAGTTTCTTGCTCTCAATTTATCTCCACAATCCCAGATATAACTGGTAGATTGATGGACATGCTTGTTGATTTCATTCCTATACACCAGACTTACCATTCAATTAAGGATATTGGTCTACGCAGAGAATTTCTTGTCCATTTTGGCCCTAGGGCTGCAACTTGTATAGTTAAACATGAAAGGGGAACAGAAGAAATGTCTTTTTGGGTGGATCTTATACAGAAACAGCTGCAACGAGCAATTGACAGGGAGAGGATATGGTCAAGGTTGACAACTTGTGAAACTATAGAG GTTTTGGAAAAGGATTTGGCAATATTTGGGTTTTTCATTGCTTTGGGGAGAAGCTCACGGTCTTTTTTATTGGCAAATGGCTTTGATGTTTTAGATGATCCTGTTGAAAGTCTCTTAAG gtatCTCATAGGGGGTAGTGTGTTATATTATCCTCAGCTCTCATCAATAAGTTCCTATCAACTGTACGTGGAG GTAGTCTGTGAAGAGCTGGAATGGCTACCTTTCTTTCCAAGCAATGTAGATCTGAAGCAATCACGTGACCATAAAAGTAAAAGAGAAGGACCTCCCAATGAGGAAGCCATTCCCCAAGTATTGCAAGTGTGCTCTTATTGGATGCAGGGCTTTATTAAGTATAGTAACTGGCTCGAGAACCCTTCTAACATTAAGGCAGCAAGATTCCTTTCCAGAGG GCACAACAAGTTAAAGGAATGCATGGAAGAGTTGGGGGTACTAAA GAATGAAATGAAGGAGAGTAATATACGATATTCTGGTGGTTGGACTGGATCTGGAACTTATTCACCAACCGAGAAGGAACTAGATTCTTTTGACAAG GCATTGGAGAGTGTTGAAGAAGCTTTAAAAAGATTAGAAGAATTGCTTCAGGAGTTACATTTATCGAGCTCTGATTCTGGAAAGGAGCATCTACAAGCTGCTTGTTCTGACCTTGAGAGGATAAGGAAACTTAAGAAAGAGGCTGAATTTCTTGAGGCATCTTTCAGAGCAAAGGCTGCATCCCTTCAACAG GTGTACAGTCACCGACATTGA